In Candida orthopsilosis Co 90-125, chromosome 4 draft sequence, the genomic stretch aaaaattgtttGAGGTCACCATTAGTTACAATCCAGTCGACACAAAGCCTGAATTTTATCTCACATATGGGTTCCAATCTGAAACTTAATTATGATCGAATCGATTGTGACATGCTTAGTTTATATATTGATATTTATTGCAGTAAAAAAAGACCACTTTTTTCATGTTTGATCAacacttcatcatcattacGTAGAACAATTAGACTAAAAACAAGTTATTTCATTAAACGTTATACATTTATCTAAGCGTTAGAAGCAATTGCTTGTTTGATAGCTGATGGGTTAGCACCAATaactttttgaacaatttctccgttcttgaagaaaatcaaagttgGCATAGAGGAGACTTCATATTGTTGAGCAATGTCACctgattcatcaacatcgACTTTGATAAAGTTAACATTGGAGTATTCAGTGCTGAATTTCTCCAATAATGGAGCAATCATTTTACATGGACCACACCAAGTAGCGTAAAAGTCAACGACGGTAAGACCAACGAATTTTAAAGCTTGTTGGAATTCAGCAGCAGATTTAACAACTTTAACCATTTTGTAGTATTGAAATGAATTATTTGATTCGCAATTGATGgcaaaaggaaaagatgTGAATGGAATTGAAGgtttttttatatttgctttgaacaaaattaaacttctttttgttcGATAGCTATTATCCCCGTGCACGCACGATTACGACAAAAATTGTTCTAGAGCTACCACTTAGAATGTTCCTTAGATTAGTAATCGTGTCAGCAGCGCAATAGTCTAACAATAAGCGAAAGTAACGAAACCAACTGCTATACTACATTACTAAGCTGATAAAAAGGGAATAACGTCCCTAGGATAGGAAATTGAATCGGATGGCGTTATCACTCTTGTTTATGACTCTCTACTTCATCTTGTGTCCTATTGCATCGATTTTGTAACAAATCCGTAGGCAGCCCATCAACTCTAGTTTGGTAACATGTTACTAATTGCCCATTGAGTGTTAAGAGACCCACCCTGTAAATCTAATGGCTCCACAGCTTCTACCAATACGAAAGTGTTAATTTCGTTTATTTTTAAGgttgaatcatttttgcTGCAAATTGTGATAAGGATTTGGTGCAAAGTTTGTAAAActatcaaatcaaaacaacaaacataTATTTCTAAACGAGTCTATCAATGATTACAAATACCtaaaaatacaaaagt encodes the following:
- a CDS encoding Trx1 thioredoxin (involved in response to reactive oxygen species), whose product is MVKVVKSAAEFQQALKFVGLTVVDFYATWCGPCKMIAPLLEKFSTEYSNVNFIKVDVDESGDIAQQYEVSSMPTLIFFKNGEIVQKVIGANPSAIKQAIASNA